AGCGATCCAAAGGTCTATCTTGACGAAACAAATCTCCGGTTACTGACCCATTTCCGCAGTAATTTTTCACGTCTGGCAGGAGCTTTGAACCTTGAAGGGAAAAAAGACTCTGCCGTACAGGTATTGGACAGGGCTTTTGAATCCATTCCTGTTTATCAGCTGTCATTAAATTATATGGATGTTTCATTTGTTGAACAATATTATAATGCCGGAGCTTTTGATAAGGGGAATGAACTGGCGGAAAAGATCTTTTCTGCTTCGCGCGAAGAATTGAATTACTACCTCAGTTTTCCGAAAAAACTCCAGAGTAGCCTGGAAAGAGAGTTAAGAATCCGGATGTATACCATTGATTCATTGAGTCGGTTGGCAAAAGCATACGAACAAACTGAATTGTCTGAAAAAATGGAAACCCAGATAAAAGAAGCTTTCCCTCATTTATTGATGGAATAAAATAATCAACAGGCGTTTTTATGGCGCCTGTTCTTTTTGTTTAAAATCATAACGAATATATGCCGGACCTTTTACAGCAACGATTCCTTGAATATATTCGTCAATACAAACTTTTTACTCCCGAAAGTAAATTACTGGTAGCTGTCAGTGGTGGTATCGATTCTATGGTAATGCTTCATTTATTGCATTCAGTTACCTCTGATTGCGTTGTCGCTCATTGCAATTTCGGATTACGTGGTGATGAATCTGATGCGGATGAAGATTTTGTGGTAAGAAAAGCCAATGACCTTGCTTGCCACATACATACCATAAAATTTGATACGAAGACATATGCCGACCGGAATGGTATTTCCATCCAAATGGCAGCCAGGGATTTACGATATCAGTGGTTCGCTGATTTGTTGTCCCGGTATCATTATGATTATGTAACTGTTGCACATAATCGTGATGACCGGATAGAAACTTTATTTATTAACCTGGCAAGAGGTACCGGAATTAAAGGATTGGCGGGGATCCAGCCGAAGACCGAACAAATCATTCGTCCGCTATTGTTTGCATCCAGAGATGAAATTGTTGCCTATGCACAGCAGGAAAATATTGTCTTTCGTGAAGATTCCAGTAATGCCAGCGATAAATATGCCAGGAATTATATCCGGCATCATCTGATTCCCGGATTGGAAAATTTCTTCCCGGGAGTACGGAAGATCATAGAACGGGACATCGATCATTTTTCCGGGGTAGAGGCTTTATACAAAGATTCTGTTGAAAGGTTCAGGCGAATCGTGACAAAAGCCCAGGGCGAGGATTTATTGATCGATCATCAGCAGTTGATGGAAACTCCATCGCCTCCGGATTTATTATTTGAAATCATTCGTCCGTATGGTTTTTCACCGGCTGTTGCTGACGATGTATTGGGTAAGGTATGGGAATCAGGCCGCCGGTTTTTCAGTAAAACACATCAACTGTTGTGTGATAGAAAGGAAATCATGATCAGTCCCCTGAAAAATATAGGACCGGGGCAATTCCCGGTCGACCTGTCCCGGAAAGAAATGAAAGTCCCCATTCATTTAAAGATCGACCATTTTGACGTCTCTCCGGGGTATGTTCCGGATAAAGACCCTAATATCGCCTGTCTAGATGCTGATACTCTTCACCCACCTTTATTTTTGAGAAAATGGCAGGACGGGGATAGGTTTCAACCGATCGGAATGAAAAAGATGAAAAAACTGAGTGACTTCTTTATAGACCGGAAATTATCCTTGTTAGAAAAAGAGCAGTTATGGATACTGGTGTCCGATGGCAAAATTGTCTGGATACCAGGGTACCGAATGGATGAGCGTTATAAAATAACCGACAGGACCAAACGCGTGGTGAGATTTACTTTGATCCGTTAAAGTAAAATCCTTTAGTCTTCTTCTCCGGAATTAGCCACATAACCTTTCATAATTCCACGCTTGGAATCCTGAATGAAATGAATAATGGTATCGCGTTCAGCGCTCTCAGGGAAATTATCTTCAATATATTTCAAAGCTTCCGTATGGTTCATTCCTTTCTGGTAAAGCGAGCGGTAAATATCCTGTAATTCGTATATTTTTTCATTGGTAAATCCACGACGGCGCAACCCTATGGAATTAACACCGACATAAGCCAACGGGTCTCTTCCCGCCTTTACATAAGGAGGGACATCTTTGCGCACCTTGGATGCACCACCGATCATTGAGTGGGTGCCGATGTGGACAAACTGATGTACCATGGTGCCTCCTCCGACAATAGCCCAGTCTCCGATCTCTACCTCGCCGGCAATTCCGGTATGACTTACAATCACACAATAATCACCTATTTTACAGTCATGTGCAATGTGTGCATATGCCATGATCAGGCAATGATTGCCGACTACAGTCTTATTCTGGGTTTTTGTTCCGCGGTTGATGGTCACACACTCCCGGATGGTGGTGTTATTCCCAATTTCCACCGTAGTATATTCTCCGTCGAACTTAAGATCCTGTGGTAATCCGGCAATGACAGCTCCGGGAAAAACAGTACAGTTCTTACCGATCCTGGCTCCGTCCATCACTACGGCATTAGACATGATTTTCGTCCCATCCCCGATCACAACATCCTTTGCAATATTCACAAATGGCTCAATTACTACATTCTCGCCAATTTGAGCTTCAGGATGAACGCAAGCCAATTGATGTATCATTTCTTAATTATTTATCTAAGTCTGTAAAAAATTATTCTCCTGTTACTTTGACGATCTGAGCAGTCAATTCACCTTCCGTGGTAAGCGTCTCACCCACATATGCCTGGGCAACCATCGTTGCAATGCCCCGTCGTATTTCGCCCACCAGTTCCAGACGAAGGATCAGGGTATCACCAGGCACCACCATCCGGCGGAATTTAACTTTGTCGATTTTCAGGAAGAAGGTCAAGTAATTTTCCGGATCAGGGACTGATCCTAAAACAAGGAGTCCTCCTACCTGGGCCATTGCTTCAATAATCAATACACCCGGCATCACTGCCTGTCCTGGAAAATGGCCGACGAAGAAAGGTTCATTCATCGTAACGTTCTTTACACCCACCACTACATGTTCATTCATGCTGATGATTTTATCCACCAGCAAAAATGGCGGGCGATGGGGTAGCACGTTCTTGATTTGTTCGATATTAAAAACAGGCTCCGTATTGGGGTTGTATTGTGGTATCTGCGCTTTCGCCATCTCTTTTTTAATGATTTGGCGGAGCATACGGGCCATCTGGTTATTAGCTGCATGGCCAGGTCGTGTAGCAACAATTCTTCCTTTGATTTGTTTTCCTATCAGTGCAAAATCCCCTATCAGATCCAATAGTTTATGGCGTGCCGGCTCATTACTGAATCGTAGTTCCAGGTTATTCAGGATACCTTCCGGTTTTATCTGGATCTTAGGCATATTAAAGATTTTGGCCAATCGGTCAAGTTCATCCTGTCCGGCCGGTTTATCCGCTATCACAATAGCATTGTCCAAAGCTCCGCCCTTGATCAGGTTATGCTTGATCAACGGTTCCAGTTCATGAAGGAAAACAAATGTCCGGCAGGGGGCAATTTCTTTTTCAAATTCATCCATACTGGTAAGCATGGCATATTGATGTCCTAAAGTACGGGAATTATAATCGATCATTACATCAATGCTGAAATGGTCGTCCGGATAAATGGCAATTTCTACTCCACGTGCTTTGTCAGCATAAACGATCCGTTCTTTTATTTCAAAATATTTACGGACAGCATCCAATTCTATGATTCCTGCCTGTTTGATCAATTCTATAAATGGTTGTGAACTCCCATCCATGATCGGCATTTCAGGACCATTTATTTCCAGTAAAGCATTATCCACACCCATTCCCCATAAAGCAGCCAGAACATGTTCAATAGTACTTACCCGGGCTCCGTTTTCTTCAATGGTGGTTCCCCGTGAAGTGTCCACCACGTTTTCTGCAATTGCCGAAACGACAGGTTGACCATCCAGGTCAAGGCGCTTAAATTTATAGCCGTGATTGTTAGATGCAGGCCGAAGGGTCAATTCAACCTCTACCCCGGTGTGTAATCCTTTACCTTTAACAGAAACAGGTTTTTGAAGTGTATGTTGCTTTACCAGCATAATTTTACTTTCGATTTATGATTCATAAAAATATTGTAAATCCAGATGACTCTGAAAAATTTTGCAATAATAGTTCTTTTTCCTTAAATTTCCTCATTTCCTGCCTATTTCTCACTATAATATAATCATGTTTACTGCTTTTTAAGGTTTAGTAATTTTATTTGTTAGTGCAACCAGAAAATAATATGATTCATGGTGATTGACTGTAATATGGTATACCTGCCGGTTTTTTAACTCTTGATATGAAGGAGTGATTCTGTATAGGTTTCTGTATAGGTTTCTGTGGGCACAGAAAAAGGAAATGTTTGTAGGGAATTGTTCCAATAATTGTCATTTAATCCTTTTTCACAGAAGATTGATTTATATATTTGCAGGATATAGGATGCGGTTCGGCAATTTTTCGAAAGCAAGCTTTCTACAATTACTCTCACCTTTCACTATATTTGTGTTTGAAATAAAATAATAGAAAAAATAACATTATAATGGAAATAAAAAAATGTTCGTTGCTGATTCTGTTACTTTTCTTACTGGCTGCATGTGTTAATAATACTTCAGGTAAAAGGGAAATAGTGAATTTAATTTTAGATACCGATATGGGGCCGGATTATGATGATGTTGGTGCTATGGCGTTGATGCATGCTTTGGCTGATAGTGGACAGGTGAACATTCTTGCAACGATTTCTTCCAATAAAGACGAACGTGTCATCCCCTGTATTGAAGTGATCAATACTTATTTTAACCGACCGGCGA
The sequence above is drawn from the Bacteroidales bacterium genome and encodes:
- a CDS encoding bifunctional UDP-3-O-[3-hydroxymyristoyl] N-acetylglucosamine deacetylase/3-hydroxyacyl-ACP dehydratase codes for the protein MLVKQHTLQKPVSVKGKGLHTGVEVELTLRPASNNHGYKFKRLDLDGQPVVSAIAENVVDTSRGTTIEENGARVSTIEHVLAALWGMGVDNALLEINGPEMPIMDGSSQPFIELIKQAGIIELDAVRKYFEIKERIVYADKARGVEIAIYPDDHFSIDVMIDYNSRTLGHQYAMLTSMDEFEKEIAPCRTFVFLHELEPLIKHNLIKGGALDNAIVIADKPAGQDELDRLAKIFNMPKIQIKPEGILNNLELRFSNEPARHKLLDLIGDFALIGKQIKGRIVATRPGHAANNQMARMLRQIIKKEMAKAQIPQYNPNTEPVFNIEQIKNVLPHRPPFLLVDKIISMNEHVVVGVKNVTMNEPFFVGHFPGQAVMPGVLIIEAMAQVGGLLVLGSVPDPENYLTFFLKIDKVKFRRMVVPGDTLILRLELVGEIRRGIATMVAQAYVGETLTTEGELTAQIVKVTGE
- the lpxA gene encoding acyl-ACP--UDP-N-acetylglucosamine O-acyltransferase, giving the protein MIHQLACVHPEAQIGENVVIEPFVNIAKDVVIGDGTKIMSNAVVMDGARIGKNCTVFPGAVIAGLPQDLKFDGEYTTVEIGNNTTIRECVTINRGTKTQNKTVVGNHCLIMAYAHIAHDCKIGDYCVIVSHTGIAGEVEIGDWAIVGGGTMVHQFVHIGTHSMIGGASKVRKDVPPYVKAGRDPLAYVGVNSIGLRRRGFTNEKIYELQDIYRSLYQKGMNHTEALKYIEDNFPESAERDTIIHFIQDSKRGIMKGYVANSGEED
- the tilS gene encoding tRNA lysidine(34) synthetase TilS yields the protein MPDLLQQRFLEYIRQYKLFTPESKLLVAVSGGIDSMVMLHLLHSVTSDCVVAHCNFGLRGDESDADEDFVVRKANDLACHIHTIKFDTKTYADRNGISIQMAARDLRYQWFADLLSRYHYDYVTVAHNRDDRIETLFINLARGTGIKGLAGIQPKTEQIIRPLLFASRDEIVAYAQQENIVFREDSSNASDKYARNYIRHHLIPGLENFFPGVRKIIERDIDHFSGVEALYKDSVERFRRIVTKAQGEDLLIDHQQLMETPSPPDLLFEIIRPYGFSPAVADDVLGKVWESGRRFFSKTHQLLCDRKEIMISPLKNIGPGQFPVDLSRKEMKVPIHLKIDHFDVSPGYVPDKDPNIACLDADTLHPPLFLRKWQDGDRFQPIGMKKMKKLSDFFIDRKLSLLEKEQLWILVSDGKIVWIPGYRMDERYKITDRTKRVVRFTLIR